TGGTATTTTTTACTTCGTTTAAATCTTTACCGTGCCAAACAGGATAATAGGATAATCCGATATAATCGTAATCAACACTTTTCATTTTATTAAAAAACCAATCTGTTGCACCACCATTTACACCTGCATAATGAATCATGATTTTTGTGTTTGGCGCTTTACTGCGAACTGTTGCACTTGCAGCAGATAATATTGCAAGACATTGTTGTTCGTTACTGATTAAGTTTCCTTGTGGCCACAATAATCCACTATTGATTTCATTCCCAATTTGAATAATATCAGGATTGATTTCTGTAATTATTGTTGAAGTATAATTTGTAACGGCTGTTTTTAAATCAGCAAAATTTAGATTTTTCCATTCTTCAGGAGTTGTCTGAACACCTGGATCTGCCCAATTATCAGAATAATGAACGGTAAGCCAAACTCTCAATCCGGCTTGTCTTGCTTTTTGTGCCAATTGTTTTACTTCGGTTAAACCGGAACGACCGTTTACAGGATTTTTCCACAAACGGATTCGGACTGTATTACAACCTGCATTTTTTAGCGTTGTAAGCATTCCTTCGGCTTTGCCATTGTTGTAAAAT
This genomic window from Flavobacterium sp. 9 contains:
- a CDS encoding glycosyl hydrolase 53 family protein, giving the protein MKKYIKILGLLVITAIQFSCSSNDSADKEAVNPPDATDTFIRASDVSFLPQMESLGTKFYNNGKAEGMLTTLKNAGCNTVRIRLWKNPVNGRSGLTEVKQLAQKARQAGLRVWLTVHYSDNWADPGVQTTPEEWKNLNFADLKTAVTNYTSTIITEINPDIIQIGNEINSGLLWPQGNLISNEQQCLAILSAASATVRSKAPNTKIMIHYAGVNGGATDWFFNKMKSVDYDYIGLSYYPVWHGKDLNEVKNTIDALGKKFSKKVLIAETAYPFTLLHNDQTNNIVGTSDQLVPGYPATPAGQRTFVMDIKNLVKTSEFGQGFAYWGGEWVAFKGPQSQSGSTFENQALYSFDNNALSVMQAFSKE